One Cricetulus griseus strain 17A/GY chromosome 5, alternate assembly CriGri-PICRH-1.0, whole genome shotgun sequence genomic window carries:
- the Btbd6 gene encoding BTB/POZ domain-containing protein 6 isoform X2 → MLLPLACLHGRVAQCLTSLLVLAEPLPRPRRGAKARGAVSISVEAAPAGAKMAAELYPPAGASAPTATDIANSNAAGAAVGRKVGLCCPPRLAPAPLPPLPAPPAPDNNNPESPNWQSFHPTLRERNALMFNNELMADVHFIVGVLGAARRVPAHKYVLAVGSSVFYAMFYGDLAEVKSEIHIPDVEPAAFLVLLKYMYSDEIDLEADTVLATLYAAKKYIVPALAKACVNFLETSLEAKNACVLLSQSRLFEEPELTQRCWEVIDAQAEMALRSEGFCEIDRQTLEIIVTREALNTKEAVVFEAVLNWAEAECKRQGLPITPHNKRHVLGRALYLVRIPTMSLEEFANGPAQSDILTLEETHSIFLWYTAANKPLLDFPLTKRKGLAPQRCHRFQSSAYRSNQWRYRGRCDSIQFAVDRRVFIAGLGLYGSSSGKAEYSVKIELKRLGMVLAQNLTKFVSDGSSSTFPVWFEHPVQVEQDTFYTASAVLDGSELSYFGQEGMTEVQCGKVAFQFQCSSDSTNGTGVQGGQIPELIFYA, encoded by the exons ATGCTGCTGCCGCTGGCCTGCCTACATGGGCGGGTGGCGCAGTGCCTAACCTCCCTGCTGGTGCTCGCAGAGCCGCTGCCCAGGCCCCGGCGCGGCGCGAAGGCGCGCGGGGCGGTGTCGATCAGCGTGGAGGCGGCTCCGGCCGGAGCGAAGATGGCCGCAGAACTGTACCCGCCCGCCGGTGCCTCCGCACCCACTGCCACCGACATCGCCAACAGCAACGCGGCGGGCGCGGCCGTGGGCAGGAAGGTCGGCCTTTGCTGCCCGCCGCGCCTGGCGCCCGCCCCGCTGCCACCCTTGCCCGCGCCGCCCGCACCCGACAACAACAACCCTGAGAGCCCCAACTGGCAGTCCTTCCACCCGACGCTGCGCGAGAG GAATGCGCTCATGTTCAACAACGAGCTGATGGCCGACGTCCACTTCATCGTGGGGGTGCTGGGGGCAGCCAGGCGCGTGCCCGCCCACAAG TATGTCTTGGCTGTCGGCAGTTCCGTCTTCTATGCCATGTTCTATGGGGACCTTGCGGAAGTCAAGTCAGAAATCCACATTCCCGACGTCGAGCCTGCAGCCTTCCTGGTCTTGCTAAA GTACATGTACAGCGATGAGATTGACCTGGAGGCAGACACAGTACTCGCCACTCTGTATGCTGCTAAGAAGTACATTGTGCCTGCCTTAGCCAAGGCCTGTGTCAACTTTCTGGAGACAAGCCTGGAAGCCAAGAATGCCTGTGTGTTGCTATCCCAGAGCCGACTGTTTGAGGAGCCTGAACTGACCCAGCGCTGCTGGGAAGTCATTGATGCACAGGCTGAGATGGCTCTGAGGTCTGAAGGGTTCTGTGAAATTGACCGGCAGACCTTGGAGATCATTGTGACCAGGGAGGCCCTCAACACCAAAGAAGCTGTGGTCTTTGAGGCGGTCCTGAACTGGGCTGAGGCAGAGTGCAAGAGACAGGGCCTGCCGATCACCCCTCACAACAAGAGGCATGTCTTGGGAAGAGCCCTCTATCTAGTCCGAATTCCAACTATGTCACTAGAGGAGTTTGCCAACGGTCCTGCCCAGTCAGATATCCTGACCTTGGAGGAGACCCACAGTATCTTCCTCTGGTACACGGCAGCCAACAAGCCCCTCCTTGACTTCCCCCTGACCAAGAGGAAGGGCCTTGCTCCCCAGAGGTGCCACCGCTTCCAGTCTTCTGCCTACCGAAGTAACCAGTGGAGGTACCGTGGGCGCTGTGACAGCATCCAGTTTGCAGTGGACAGAAGGGTGTTCATTGCTGGACTGGGCTTATATGGGTCCAGTTCTGGGAAGGCTGAATACAGCGTGAAGATTGAACTCAAACGGCTAGGAATGGTCCTGGCTCAGAATCTCACCAAGTTTGTTTCAGATGGCTCCAGCAGCACATTCCCAGTCTGGTTTGAGCACCCTGTGCAGGTAGAGCAGGATACCTTCTACACTGCCAGTGCTGTCCTGGATGGCAGTGAGCTCAGCTACTTTGGGCAGGAAGGAATGACGGAAGTACAGTGTGGAAAGGTGGCCTTCCAGTTCCAGTGCTCCTCGGACAGTACCAATGGGACTGGAGTCCAGGGTGGACAGATTCCAGAGCTCATCTTCTATGCCTGA